Proteins encoded in a region of the Streptomyces rubradiris genome:
- a CDS encoding GGDEF domain-containing protein, producing MPSAAIETGALLDRARTDLARPDASPHELRNTLAQVVPAVEMLLAEVCALSGQLAQARTCPVTGLPTRAAWTARAREIVTSGPASVLLIDLDEFKPVNDRFGHDAGDAVLAAVGSRLAEWATAEGGEAGRLGGDEFAVVLPRTDDLPARAARLRTLLTRPVRHESRRLAVGASIGTACTDGTAPADTSDAHLSALLKTADTAMYRAKGRGRRGRRLARLLPLPARLAHVLIPRKAV from the coding sequence ATGCCGTCCGCCGCGATAGAGACCGGCGCCTTACTCGACCGTGCCCGCACCGATCTTGCCCGGCCCGACGCCAGTCCCCACGAGCTGCGCAACACCCTCGCCCAGGTCGTGCCCGCCGTCGAAATGCTGCTGGCCGAGGTCTGCGCGCTCAGCGGCCAGCTCGCCCAGGCCCGCACCTGCCCGGTCACTGGACTTCCCACCCGAGCGGCATGGACCGCTCGGGCCCGCGAGATCGTCACATCGGGACCGGCCTCCGTCCTCCTCATCGACCTCGATGAGTTCAAGCCGGTCAACGACCGGTTCGGGCACGACGCCGGGGACGCCGTCCTCGCAGCCGTTGGCTCTCGCCTGGCCGAATGGGCCACCGCCGAGGGAGGCGAGGCCGGACGCCTGGGCGGCGACGAGTTCGCCGTCGTCCTCCCGCGCACCGACGACCTGCCCGCCCGCGCCGCCCGCCTGCGCACCCTGCTGACCCGGCCCGTCCGTCACGAGAGCCGACGCCTGGCCGTCGGGGCCTCCATCGGCACCGCCTGCACTGACGGCACGGCCCCCGCCGACACCAGCGATGCCCATCTGTCCGCCCTGCTGAAGACGGCCGACACCGCCATGTACCGCGCCAAGGGGCGCGGCCGCCGCGGCCGCCGCCTGGCCCGGCTCCTTCCGCTGCCCGCCCGCCTCGCCCACGTCCTCATCCCCCGAAAGGCCGTCTGA
- a CDS encoding ATP-binding protein, with protein MTFTPITLPFEPSALILLVGPSGSGKTRVSRMFPPGHVLRADDFRRMCADDSGNQAVSQAAWHALETVLRARLNLRLPTVVDATFAEEGQRRRFAALADDYGVLSYALVINTPPDIAHARNAARTGTTRVPADVVDDQVAQIREACPQREGIDRTVHAESLPVLGAALQRLAVQEARTSDLADVRRVFGDSASELFAWDSISRDTQFRTGTFAAGNEELCVRWMDDGDPFDWRFEACVPCPSGSCPGPAWTPVRSVADLAAAQQNTPVDDAECTSCFRI; from the coding sequence ATGACCTTCACGCCGATCACCCTGCCGTTCGAGCCTTCCGCACTCATCCTCCTGGTCGGCCCGAGCGGCTCCGGCAAGACCCGTGTGTCCCGGATGTTCCCTCCCGGTCACGTGCTGCGGGCCGACGACTTCCGCAGGATGTGCGCCGACGACAGCGGCAACCAGGCAGTCAGCCAGGCCGCCTGGCACGCACTGGAGACCGTGCTCCGCGCGCGGCTCAACCTGCGGCTGCCCACGGTCGTAGATGCCACCTTCGCCGAGGAGGGCCAACGCCGCCGCTTCGCCGCACTCGCCGACGACTACGGGGTCCTCTCCTACGCGCTGGTGATCAACACGCCCCCGGACATCGCCCACGCCCGCAACGCCGCCCGCACCGGCACCACCCGTGTCCCGGCGGACGTCGTGGACGACCAGGTAGCCCAGATCCGCGAAGCATGCCCGCAGAGGGAGGGCATCGACCGGACCGTCCACGCCGAGAGCCTGCCGGTACTGGGCGCCGCGCTCCAACGGCTGGCGGTCCAGGAGGCCCGCACCAGCGACCTGGCCGATGTCCGCCGTGTCTTCGGTGACAGCGCGAGCGAACTGTTCGCCTGGGACTCCATCAGCCGCGACACGCAGTTCCGCACCGGCACGTTCGCCGCCGGCAACGAGGAACTGTGCGTGCGGTGGATGGACGACGGTGACCCCTTCGACTGGCGGTTCGAGGCATGCGTGCCCTGCCCCAGCGGCTCCTGCCCCGGACCGGCCTGGACACCCGTGCGCTCCGTGGCCGACCTGGCCGCCGCACAGCAGAACACCCCGGTCGACGACGCCGAGTGCACCTCCTGCTTCCGGATCTGA
- a CDS encoding DUF2742 domain-containing protein, translated as MNTADAAQAWAEHQVTTLAGGARDWDVPLYGSPAWTRLPPNDPRRFAAVVEAAERWRRRQAEEERLERLADEDPAAWYAEVTAGANEEARRLAGRLARMRSLAELGTARTRRAPRQLRATPGWPPVALPGRPGQYLYPDRRRPAA; from the coding sequence CTGAACACAGCCGATGCTGCCCAAGCATGGGCAGAGCATCAGGTCACTACGCTCGCCGGCGGAGCCCGTGACTGGGACGTCCCGCTGTACGGCTCACCGGCCTGGACCCGGCTCCCCCCCAACGATCCCCGGCGGTTCGCCGCCGTGGTTGAGGCCGCCGAACGGTGGCGCCGCCGCCAGGCCGAGGAGGAGCGCCTGGAGCGGCTTGCCGACGAGGATCCCGCCGCCTGGTACGCCGAAGTGACCGCCGGGGCGAACGAAGAAGCCCGCCGCCTGGCCGGACGCCTCGCGCGGATGCGGAGTCTGGCCGAACTGGGAACCGCCCGCACCCGCCGGGCTCCCCGCCAGCTGCGCGCCACGCCCGGCTGGCCCCCCGTTGCCCTCCCCGGCAGGCCCGGCCAGTACCTGTACCCCGATCGCCGACGACCGGCCGCCTGA
- a CDS encoding DUF6573 family protein: protein MSTTPYTRAHAIKDGRLIEADPGIVEELQYPAPVAMTEAVYRDCVAVPDGYAWETGIRLDPTEREWDLLLSASIAIKAAAGTGRPPRLAFTLYRVPVDGGTRQAQRVTLVAEASPGDQGERVITIMRPTERLPY from the coding sequence GTGAGCACGACCCCCTACACCCGGGCGCACGCGATCAAGGACGGGAGGCTGATCGAGGCCGACCCCGGCATTGTCGAAGAGTTGCAGTACCCCGCCCCGGTGGCCATGACCGAGGCTGTCTACCGCGATTGCGTCGCCGTTCCCGACGGCTACGCGTGGGAGACCGGCATCCGGCTCGATCCGACCGAGCGCGAGTGGGATTTGCTGCTCAGCGCCTCCATCGCGATCAAGGCGGCAGCTGGCACCGGACGCCCGCCCCGGCTGGCGTTCACCCTCTACCGCGTTCCTGTCGACGGGGGCACGCGGCAGGCCCAGCGCGTGACCCTCGTGGCGGAGGCGTCACCCGGTGACCAGGGCGAGCGCGTCATCACGATCATGCGCCCCACGGAACGTCTGCCCTACTAA
- a CDS encoding ParB/RepB/Spo0J family partition protein, with the protein MTVTQAEQAEPAVIEEEAGRLEWIDPLADFNPPDDPNEKDTNAVIIDPYNHRKKRDTGDSTQPDPGLIASAEAIGIQTPPILRPQVGDHEGQLGVVAGQRRMKAARIAAERAVAANRPYRKVRVIIRDDLKGADDEVLVASMAENVHRRAASPEDDLETAQQLTLLVGAKRVPKARKAQLAAAIGRTPEELDVAAKVAKLSPEALDELWECDVELDWVEQADYDAVRDVPNALMKLEQAKRKDQAEGNTKRGAWRQAMQALRAEQAKAERIAKMRAELAEKMIPVVNWPYRWEYTSARPLDELVSAIGRPLTEAGHNETCEGHAAAFDPADGEVVWVCTDYKKHGHRLAGAPDPDDTHSPEADEKAAAEREAAREEARRVKTNNAAWRTAREVRQAFIVDMCQDKGEAPADVKDLVLTAILTGRYTYTHYVTADSGSLLAMFLKSEKLRHTPADEVAKLVKRTGAKRYWWLLFAHVAGMYEFEHMTDEAWRGKKDEFGRRKPIEPQTVEWLNFLRKHGYSLSEVEEETLATAQQQADEEAKRVAERAERDARWRRERAEADDTKQEAEDSQPDEDGEPGDQTDAGPAEDEPEDTADEPEDGTRADDGEQSAAEDE; encoded by the coding sequence ATGACCGTGACCCAGGCCGAGCAGGCGGAACCCGCCGTCATCGAAGAGGAGGCCGGGCGCCTGGAATGGATCGACCCCCTGGCCGACTTCAACCCGCCGGACGACCCGAACGAGAAGGACACCAACGCGGTCATCATCGACCCGTACAACCACCGCAAGAAGCGGGACACTGGGGACAGCACGCAGCCCGATCCCGGCCTGATTGCCAGCGCGGAAGCGATCGGCATCCAGACGCCCCCGATCCTGCGGCCGCAGGTGGGTGACCACGAGGGGCAGTTGGGTGTCGTGGCGGGGCAGCGCCGCATGAAGGCGGCCAGGATCGCCGCCGAGCGGGCAGTGGCCGCGAACCGTCCGTACCGGAAGGTCCGTGTGATCATCCGCGACGACCTGAAGGGCGCCGACGACGAAGTTCTGGTGGCATCCATGGCGGAGAACGTGCACCGCAGGGCCGCCAGCCCCGAGGATGACCTGGAGACCGCCCAGCAGTTGACCCTGCTGGTAGGCGCCAAGCGGGTCCCGAAGGCGCGCAAGGCCCAGCTGGCCGCCGCGATCGGCCGGACGCCGGAAGAGCTGGACGTAGCGGCCAAGGTAGCCAAGCTCTCCCCCGAGGCGCTCGATGAGCTGTGGGAGTGCGACGTTGAGCTGGACTGGGTCGAGCAGGCCGACTACGACGCGGTCAGGGACGTTCCCAACGCCCTGATGAAGCTGGAACAGGCGAAGCGGAAGGACCAGGCCGAGGGCAACACCAAGCGGGGCGCATGGCGGCAGGCCATGCAGGCCCTGCGGGCCGAGCAGGCGAAGGCCGAACGGATCGCGAAGATGCGGGCCGAACTGGCCGAGAAGATGATCCCCGTCGTCAACTGGCCCTACAGGTGGGAATACACCAGTGCCCGCCCCCTGGACGAGTTGGTCAGCGCCATCGGCCGCCCGCTCACCGAAGCCGGTCACAACGAGACCTGCGAGGGCCACGCGGCCGCGTTCGACCCGGCTGACGGTGAAGTCGTGTGGGTGTGCACCGACTACAAAAAGCACGGCCACCGCCTTGCCGGTGCCCCGGACCCCGACGACACCCACAGCCCGGAGGCCGACGAGAAGGCCGCCGCCGAGCGCGAGGCCGCCCGCGAGGAGGCCCGGCGGGTGAAGACCAACAACGCGGCGTGGCGGACGGCCCGGGAGGTCCGGCAGGCGTTCATCGTCGACATGTGCCAGGACAAGGGCGAGGCCCCGGCCGACGTGAAGGACCTCGTACTGACGGCGATCCTCACGGGCCGCTACACGTACACCCACTACGTGACGGCCGACAGCGGCAGCCTGCTGGCGATGTTCCTGAAGAGCGAGAAGTTGAGGCACACCCCGGCGGACGAGGTGGCCAAGCTGGTCAAGCGCACCGGGGCCAAGCGGTACTGGTGGTTGCTGTTCGCGCACGTCGCGGGCATGTACGAGTTCGAGCACATGACCGACGAGGCGTGGCGAGGGAAGAAGGACGAGTTCGGTCGGCGTAAGCCGATCGAGCCGCAGACCGTCGAATGGCTGAACTTCCTGAGGAAGCACGGTTACAGCCTTTCGGAGGTCGAGGAAGAGACCCTGGCCACCGCCCAGCAGCAGGCCGACGAGGAGGCGAAGCGGGTGGCCGAGCGCGCGGAGCGTGACGCGCGCTGGCGCCGTGAGCGGGCCGAAGCCGATGACACCAAGCAGGAGGCGGAGGACTCCCAGCCGGACGA